In Zunongwangia profunda SM-A87, the following proteins share a genomic window:
- a CDS encoding permease: MDDFLNKWGEAANTSLGFFWMALWAFALGYVISSCIQVFVTEKRMQKTMGKNESKGVLLGTFFGFISSSCSFAALASTKSLFKKGASFVASIAFLLASTNLVIELGIIISIFLGWQFVVGEYLGGILLILISWLLIRLFHPKGLIKKARERLQDNEDDDVNNQKSWKERIKTEKSWAKVSQQYGMEWKMVWKDVTLGFTIAGIVAAFIPDSFFQTLFINSGQGNTDFSFFTIFEHITVGPLVAFITFIGSMGNIPLAALLFGKGVSFAGVIAFIFSDLVVFPVLRINAKYYGWKMSFFILMLLFISLVGASLLLHYGFLSLDLIPDPSSVKVQDQSFFKIDYTFFLNIAFLLGSGYLIYLGFFKRTDVMQMKEMAPKSKLMEKGLKYIAFVCYVWLAGGMIVKYFMQ; the protein is encoded by the coding sequence ATGGATGACTTTTTAAATAAATGGGGGGAAGCCGCAAATACCAGTCTGGGGTTTTTCTGGATGGCTTTGTGGGCCTTTGCTTTGGGATATGTGATAAGTAGTTGCATTCAGGTTTTTGTGACAGAAAAGCGAATGCAAAAAACAATGGGTAAAAACGAATCTAAAGGGGTGTTACTTGGAACATTCTTTGGCTTCATTAGTAGCTCTTGTAGTTTTGCGGCATTGGCTTCTACCAAAAGTTTATTTAAAAAAGGGGCAAGCTTTGTTGCCAGTATTGCGTTTTTACTGGCTTCAACCAATTTGGTAATTGAACTTGGGATAATCATTTCTATATTTTTAGGCTGGCAATTTGTAGTAGGAGAATATTTAGGCGGAATTTTACTGATCTTGATTAGTTGGTTGCTTATTAGGTTATTTCATCCAAAAGGACTTATTAAAAAAGCCAGGGAACGTCTTCAGGATAATGAAGATGATGATGTGAACAACCAGAAATCCTGGAAGGAAAGAATTAAAACCGAAAAGAGCTGGGCAAAAGTTTCCCAGCAATACGGGATGGAATGGAAAATGGTTTGGAAAGACGTTACACTTGGTTTTACCATCGCAGGAATTGTAGCTGCTTTTATTCCAGATTCCTTTTTCCAGACGTTGTTCATTAATAGCGGGCAAGGTAATACTGATTTTTCATTTTTTACGATTTTTGAACATATTACCGTTGGACCGCTAGTGGCATTTATCACATTTATTGGATCGATGGGAAATATACCGTTGGCAGCTTTATTATTTGGTAAAGGCGTAAGTTTCGCCGGAGTGATCGCTTTTATCTTTAGCGATCTGGTGGTTTTTCCTGTGCTTCGAATTAACGCCAAATATTATGGTTGGAAAATGTCGTTTTTCATTTTGATGCTTTTATTCATTTCTTTGGTAGGGGCCTCTTTATTATTGCATTATGGATTTTTGAGTTTGGATTTGATACCAGATCCATCTAGTGTTAAGGTTCAGGATCAAAGCTTCTTTAAAATAGATTATACCTTTTTTTTAAATATTGCTTTTCTGTTAGGTTCAGGATATTTGATTTATTTAGGGTTTTTTAAAAGAACCGATGTGATGCAGATGAAAGAAATGGCTCCAAAAAGTAAATTGATGGAAAAAGGCCTGAAGTATATTGCCTTTGTATGCTATGTTTGGCTTGCTGGGGGGATGATCGTTAAATATTTTATGCAGTGA
- a CDS encoding zinc-dependent metalloprotease, with protein MASCAVFQKNKKAQPTNAQKEESKDGLKPYAKVITKDAKSDEGLFTVHKVKNKYYYEIPDSLFNREMLTVTRIAKTASGIGFGGGKQNTQVHRWQKKGDQVLLRVVSYDIYAADSLPVHEAVVNSNFEPILSSFDIETVGKDSINKSTIIEVTDLYKKDVQALGLGDRYRKQYKVSRLDDSRSFIDTIRSYPENIEVRHIKTYNAGDPPSNSTTGSISLEFSNSMILLPKEPMERRYFDERVGWFTTSQTDYGLDAQKSKTVEYLDRWRLEVKDEDMEKFKNGELVEPKKQIVYYIDRATPKKWVPYIKQGIEDWQVAFEAAGFKNAIIAKEAPTPEEDPDWSPEDVRYSTVRYLASPIPNANGPHVSDPRSGEILESDINWYHNVMTLLRNWYFVQTAAINEDARGVAFKDEIMGRLIRFVSSHEVGHTLGLPHNMGSSPAYAVEDLRDPEFTAKYGTAPSIMDYARFNYVAQPGDGDVALMPNIGPYDKYAIMWGYKPIPGKEGKEEKPVLDEWILEHAGDPLYRFGSQQSGGVIDPSSQTEDLGDDAMLASEYGIKNLKRIVPKLIEWTAEDGKNYEDLDDLYGQVLAQLNRYMGHVTANIGGVYENSKTYDQEGAVYTHVDKEKQERAMDFLQEQLFETPDWLINQDIFNKIEFDGNIERIRSMQSSALSNILDFGRMQRLLENEEINGKEAYTLLDMMDELRKGIWSELNSGQKIDRYRRNLQRAYIDRMAYLMTEDQTAIPSAYRRWISRTNVNVAQSDIRPIVRGELQTLQRQIRNSMYRSGDTLTRYHLQDALERIDQILNPND; from the coding sequence ATGGCTTCTTGTGCCGTTTTTCAGAAAAACAAAAAAGCTCAACCCACCAATGCTCAAAAAGAAGAATCAAAAGACGGTTTAAAACCTTATGCTAAAGTCATCACCAAAGATGCAAAATCAGATGAAGGTCTTTTTACCGTTCACAAAGTAAAAAACAAGTATTATTACGAAATTCCGGATAGCCTTTTTAATCGTGAAATGCTTACCGTAACCAGAATTGCCAAAACAGCTTCAGGTATTGGCTTTGGGGGCGGTAAACAAAACACTCAGGTTCATCGCTGGCAAAAGAAAGGCGATCAGGTATTACTACGGGTAGTATCTTACGATATTTATGCTGCCGATTCGCTTCCTGTTCACGAGGCAGTGGTAAATTCTAACTTCGAGCCTATTTTAAGTTCTTTTGATATAGAAACGGTTGGTAAAGATTCTATCAACAAATCAACGATTATAGAGGTGACAGATCTTTATAAAAAAGATGTTCAGGCGCTGGGATTAGGCGATCGTTATCGCAAACAATACAAAGTATCCAGATTAGACGATAGCCGTTCTTTTATTGATACTATTAGAAGTTACCCTGAAAATATTGAAGTTAGACACATAAAGACCTATAACGCCGGCGACCCACCTTCTAATTCAACTACCGGGTCTATCTCTTTAGAATTTAGTAACTCTATGATTCTTTTACCTAAAGAACCCATGGAGCGTCGCTATTTTGATGAGCGAGTAGGATGGTTTACAACTAGCCAAACCGATTATGGCTTGGACGCTCAGAAAAGTAAAACTGTCGAGTATCTTGACCGTTGGAGATTAGAAGTGAAGGATGAAGACATGGAAAAATTTAAAAACGGTGAATTGGTAGAACCAAAAAAACAAATCGTTTATTATATAGACCGTGCTACCCCTAAAAAATGGGTGCCTTACATCAAGCAAGGAATAGAAGATTGGCAGGTAGCTTTTGAAGCTGCAGGTTTCAAAAATGCCATTATCGCTAAGGAAGCGCCAACTCCAGAAGAAGATCCAGATTGGAGTCCAGAAGATGTACGCTATTCTACTGTTCGTTACCTGGCTTCCCCAATCCCCAATGCAAACGGGCCTCACGTAAGTGATCCTCGTTCAGGAGAAATCTTAGAGTCAGATATTAACTGGTATCATAATGTGATGACTTTACTTAGAAACTGGTATTTTGTGCAAACAGCTGCAATTAATGAAGACGCACGTGGTGTAGCATTTAAAGATGAGATCATGGGACGTTTAATACGTTTTGTTTCTTCTCACGAAGTTGGTCATACCTTGGGTCTTCCTCACAATATGGGTAGTAGCCCGGCTTACGCAGTAGAAGACTTGCGCGATCCCGAATTTACTGCTAAATACGGTACCGCTCCATCAATTATGGATTACGCTCGTTTTAATTATGTAGCGCAACCGGGCGATGGGGATGTAGCTTTAATGCCAAACATAGGGCCATATGATAAATATGCCATCATGTGGGGCTATAAACCAATTCCTGGAAAAGAAGGAAAAGAAGAAAAACCCGTTTTAGACGAATGGATTTTAGAACACGCCGGTGATCCTTTATATCGCTTCGGAAGTCAGCAAAGTGGCGGTGTAATCGACCCTTCCTCACAAACGGAAGATCTTGGTGACGATGCTATGCTCGCCAGTGAATACGGAATCAAAAACCTGAAGCGTATTGTTCCTAAATTAATCGAATGGACCGCTGAAGACGGTAAAAACTACGAAGATCTTGACGATCTTTACGGCCAGGTGCTTGCACAGCTTAACCGCTATATGGGGCATGTTACTGCTAATATTGGTGGAGTATATGAAAACTCTAAAACCTATGATCAGGAAGGCGCCGTTTATACTCATGTTGATAAAGAAAAACAGGAAAGAGCCATGGACTTTTTACAGGAACAATTGTTTGAAACTCCTGATTGGTTAATTAACCAGGATATCTTTAATAAAATCGAATTCGACGGAAATATCGAAAGAATTCGAAGCATGCAAAGCAGTGCGCTTTCGAATATTCTTGATTTTGGAAGGATGCAACGTTTACTTGAGAATGAAGAAATTAATGGAAAAGAGGCCTATACGCTTCTGGATATGATGGACGAGTTACGTAAAGGCATATGGAGCGAACTAAATTCAGGTCAAAAAATTGACAGATACCGCAGAAACCTTCAAAGAGCCTATATCGATCGTATGGCATATTTAATGACAGAAGATCAAACTGCAATTCCTAGTGCTTACCGCCGTTGGATTAGTAGAACCAATGTAAATGTCGCACAAAGTGATATTCGCCCAATCGTAAGAGGAGAATTGCAAACCTTACAACGACAAATAAGAAATTCTATGTATCGGTCAGGAGACACTTTAACAAGATACCACCTTCAGGATGCATTAGAAAGAATAGATCAAATTCTTAATCCTAACGACTAA
- the lysS gene encoding lysine--tRNA ligase: MQLSEQEVIRREKLATLREKGINPYPADLFPLDHTSADIKTNFEEGKKVVIAGRLMSRRIQGKASFAELQDSKGKIQVYFNRDEICTDEDKSKYNDVYKKLLDIGDFIGIQGELFKTQVGEMTVMVKDFELLSKSIRPLPLPKTDKEGNTYDGFTDPEHRYRQRYADLAVNPKVKEIFVKRTKLFSAMRNFFNEAGYFEVETPILQSIPGGAAARPFITHHNALDIPLYLRIANELYLKRLIVGGFDGVYEFSKNFRNEGMDRTHNPEFTAMEIYVAYKDYNWMMDFTEKLLEHCAMAVNGTTEATFGKHQVDFKAPYKRVTMTDAIIEFTGFDITGKSEAELFEAAKSMGIEVDKTMGKGKLIDEIFGEKCEGNYIQPTFITDYPKEMSPLCKTHRENPELTERFELMVCGKEIANAYSELNDPIDQRERFEEQLRLAEKGDDEATEFIDQDFLRALEYGMPPTSGLGIGMDRLVMFLTNNQSIQEVLFFPQMKPEKKQVELTEEEKAVYQLLKDDQNHDMNLIKEKSGLSNKKWDKALKSLRKHKMIDVFKEGNDMKISVA; this comes from the coding sequence ATGCAGCTATCTGAACAGGAAGTTATACGGAGAGAAAAACTGGCTACATTAAGAGAAAAAGGTATTAATCCTTATCCAGCCGACTTATTTCCATTAGATCACACTTCTGCCGATATTAAGACAAATTTCGAAGAAGGTAAAAAAGTAGTTATCGCGGGACGCCTTATGTCCCGAAGAATTCAGGGTAAAGCTTCTTTTGCCGAATTACAGGATTCTAAAGGTAAAATTCAGGTTTACTTTAACCGTGACGAAATTTGTACCGACGAAGATAAAAGCAAGTACAATGATGTATATAAAAAGCTGCTGGATATTGGAGACTTTATTGGTATCCAGGGAGAATTATTTAAAACACAGGTAGGTGAAATGACCGTGATGGTCAAGGATTTTGAACTTCTAAGTAAATCTATCCGCCCATTACCATTACCAAAAACCGATAAAGAAGGAAATACTTACGACGGTTTTACCGATCCCGAGCATCGTTACCGCCAACGTTATGCCGATCTTGCCGTTAATCCAAAAGTGAAAGAAATTTTTGTAAAGCGCACTAAACTCTTTAGTGCTATGCGTAATTTCTTTAACGAAGCGGGATATTTTGAAGTTGAAACCCCAATTCTTCAATCTATACCCGGGGGAGCAGCTGCACGCCCTTTCATAACACATCACAATGCCCTTGACATTCCATTATACTTAAGAATTGCTAACGAACTTTACCTAAAGCGATTGATTGTTGGTGGTTTCGACGGAGTCTACGAATTCTCTAAAAACTTCAGAAATGAAGGAATGGATAGAACTCACAATCCAGAATTTACCGCTATGGAAATTTATGTAGCCTACAAAGACTACAACTGGATGATGGATTTTACTGAAAAACTGTTGGAACATTGCGCCATGGCGGTTAATGGCACTACAGAAGCCACCTTCGGAAAGCATCAAGTAGATTTTAAAGCACCGTATAAGCGGGTAACCATGACAGATGCGATTATCGAATTTACGGGATTCGATATTACCGGTAAATCTGAAGCAGAATTATTTGAGGCTGCAAAAAGCATGGGTATTGAAGTTGATAAAACCATGGGTAAAGGAAAACTTATCGACGAGATCTTTGGTGAAAAATGTGAAGGTAATTATATCCAACCCACCTTTATTACCGATTATCCAAAAGAGATGAGTCCGCTTTGTAAAACACATCGTGAAAACCCGGAATTAACCGAGCGTTTCGAGCTGATGGTTTGTGGTAAAGAAATTGCCAACGCATACTCAGAGCTTAACGATCCTATCGATCAGCGCGAAAGATTTGAAGAACAATTACGATTGGCTGAAAAAGGAGATGATGAAGCGACCGAGTTTATCGATCAGGATTTTCTGCGAGCTTTGGAGTATGGTATGCCTCCTACATCTGGATTAGGAATTGGAATGGATCGTCTAGTTATGTTCCTAACAAATAATCAATCTATTCAGGAAGTATTATTCTTCCCGCAAATGAAACCAGAGAAAAAACAGGTAGAGCTTACCGAAGAAGAAAAAGCGGTGTACCAATTACTTAAAGATGATCAAAACCATGATATGAACCTTATTAAGGAGAAATCTGGTTTAAGTAATAAAAAATGGGATAAAGCTCTAAAATCATTAAGAAAGCATAAAATGATAGATGTTTTTAAAGAAGGGAATGATATGAAGATAAGCGTTGCATAA
- a CDS encoding YqaE/Pmp3 family membrane protein, producing MSIWRVILSIFFPPLAVFDKGCGSILIVFLLTLLGWIPGVIAALIILNNPNK from the coding sequence ATGAGTATATGGCGAGTTATTTTATCAATTTTTTTTCCGCCTTTAGCCGTATTCGATAAAGGATGTGGATCTATATTAATCGTGTTTCTTTTAACTCTACTCGGCTGGATCCCGGGCGTAATTGCCGCACTTATAATTTTAAATAATCCTAATAAATGA
- the lipB gene encoding lipoyl(octanoyl) transferase LipB, with protein MMLKVQNKKIEVRDLGLKDYKETWDEQERLFKEILDLKVKNRRENTKRETPNYLLSVEHPHVYTLGKSGDISNLLINEKQLEEKGASFYKINRGGDITYHGPGQMVIYPILDLDNFFTDIHKYLRLLEEAVILVLQDFGIKAGRSEGETGVWLDVGTPFARKICAMGVRASRWVTMHGLALNVNADLGYFDNIVPCGIKEKAVTSLNVELGKTTVDIEEVKKRFLEHFKILFNIDY; from the coding sequence ATGATGCTAAAGGTGCAAAATAAGAAAATAGAAGTAAGAGATTTAGGACTAAAAGACTATAAAGAAACCTGGGACGAGCAGGAACGGCTTTTCAAAGAGATTCTTGATTTGAAAGTAAAGAACAGGAGAGAAAATACTAAAAGAGAAACTCCCAATTATCTACTTTCAGTAGAGCATCCACATGTATATACTTTGGGTAAAAGTGGTGATATATCTAACCTTTTGATTAATGAAAAGCAGCTAGAGGAAAAGGGTGCTTCTTTTTACAAAATCAATAGAGGGGGGGATATAACCTATCACGGGCCTGGTCAAATGGTAATTTATCCAATTTTAGACTTGGATAATTTTTTTACCGATATTCATAAATATTTAAGGCTTTTAGAAGAGGCTGTCATCCTGGTATTGCAAGACTTTGGAATCAAGGCTGGACGTAGTGAAGGGGAGACTGGAGTTTGGTTGGATGTAGGAACTCCGTTTGCCAGAAAAATCTGTGCCATGGGTGTTCGCGCTAGCCGGTGGGTAACTATGCATGGTTTGGCTTTAAATGTAAATGCAGATTTAGGGTACTTTGATAATATTGTTCCCTGCGGAATTAAAGAAAAAGCGGTTACTTCTTTAAATGTGGAGTTGGGTAAGACCACAGTTGATATAGAAGAGGTGAAGAAGAGGTTTTTAGAGCATTTTAAAATTTTGTTTAATATTGATTATTAG
- a CDS encoding SusC/RagA family TonB-linked outer membrane protein, giving the protein MKKNLQVVLMFFFALATQFAFAQERMINGTIVDDQGMPLPGVNVIVQNTNRGVQTDFDGHFSIAASTGEVLEFSYVGFTSQTVTIGPDMQDLSIILGEDAAQLDEVVVVGYGTQSKRQLTDNVAKLTSEDIAEVPTPSLQSSLSGKAAGVQVTQTNGKVEGGINIRIRGIASVGAGSEPLYVLDGVPLINNNESNNGAPTNPLLTLSSNEIESIDILKDASAAAVYGSRGANGVVIITTKKGGNNKGTFAVNYSYGISETANRRDWLNADQYIELFTEAAINSYGEADGLAEAEGTFDYLAQGTDWRNREIDTDWQDEIFRTGYTQNADFSASGGDERTSYFFSGAYNDTEGIIRGNNLDRITARANVSHQFSDKFNAGMNVSFSRTNIDRIANDNAFVNPVQGVAQSPLSPAYLENGEPNPNTLYANFLLQDKHAFYNTVIRRVTGRAFAEYKFLPSLKFNTDFGYDLFYQTEDSFTGSLAPFQSTNGEAYASSVGTESYVSSNYFTYSQVFDEIHDVEVVAGMEYNNTHRRFQSVTGIQFPTDDFQTINSAAEISAGNGITNGNRFLSYFARGTYALDGKYLFKASVRRDGSSRFGRDTQFGTFSAISGGWILSEENFLSEADWLSFLKLRASWGQTGNAQIGDYAALGLYGGTSYNQRPGIYPDQPANFLLSWESVNQTDIGVEYGFLNNRISGEIDYYSKVSKDLLFDNPLPGTSGFSSIQRNIGEMENSGVEFVLNTKIIQKADFTLSTSFNIAKNKNEVKRLPNDGADIISGQNIQREGESLNSFYLVEYAGVDPENGDALYYLNGKGSETTTNFNEANRVVAGAPYAEWIGGLTSNLYFHGIDFSFTFQGEWGASLYNGGGVYQSANGDYFDNQTADQMNRWQQPGDITDVPQARLYAGNGVANSTRYLEDADFIRLRNLTLGYTFPESIADKLSMNNLRVYFSGLNLLTVTDYEGYDPESRSDAGQGPGTTFYSAPAARTFSLGVNLKF; this is encoded by the coding sequence ATGAAGAAAAATTTACAGGTTGTCTTGATGTTCTTTTTTGCTTTAGCAACTCAATTTGCTTTTGCACAGGAAAGAATGATAAATGGGACTATTGTTGATGATCAAGGAATGCCTCTTCCAGGGGTAAATGTTATTGTACAAAACACAAATCGTGGTGTACAAACAGATTTTGATGGTCATTTTAGTATTGCTGCCAGTACTGGTGAGGTATTAGAGTTTAGTTATGTGGGATTTACTTCACAAACTGTAACAATTGGTCCAGATATGCAAGATCTATCAATCATTTTAGGTGAAGATGCCGCTCAGTTAGATGAGGTGGTTGTGGTTGGTTATGGTACGCAAAGTAAGCGTCAATTGACTGATAATGTTGCAAAGTTAACTTCAGAAGACATTGCGGAGGTTCCAACTCCAAGTCTTCAAAGCTCCTTATCTGGTAAAGCTGCCGGGGTACAGGTTACTCAAACCAACGGTAAAGTAGAAGGTGGAATTAATATTCGTATTCGTGGTATTGCAAGTGTGGGAGCAGGATCAGAGCCATTATATGTTTTGGATGGTGTGCCACTGATTAATAACAACGAGTCCAATAACGGAGCTCCTACAAACCCATTACTTACGTTAAGTTCTAACGAGATCGAGTCTATAGATATTCTTAAAGATGCCTCAGCTGCTGCAGTATACGGATCTCGAGGGGCGAATGGTGTTGTTATAATTACCACTAAAAAAGGAGGTAATAACAAAGGTACTTTTGCTGTTAATTATTCTTATGGAATTAGTGAAACTGCAAATAGAAGAGATTGGTTAAATGCAGATCAATATATCGAGTTATTTACTGAAGCTGCCATTAATAGCTATGGAGAGGCTGATGGTTTAGCTGAAGCTGAAGGAACTTTTGATTATTTAGCTCAGGGTACAGATTGGAGAAATCGTGAGATAGATACTGATTGGCAGGACGAAATATTTAGAACAGGTTATACTCAAAACGCTGATTTTTCTGCGTCTGGAGGAGATGAAAGAACCTCTTATTTCTTTTCTGGAGCTTATAATGATACAGAAGGTATTATTAGAGGAAATAACTTAGACAGGATTACTGCACGTGCAAATGTTTCACACCAGTTTTCAGATAAGTTTAATGCAGGTATGAATGTTAGTTTTTCTAGAACTAATATCGATCGTATAGCAAATGATAATGCATTTGTAAACCCTGTACAAGGTGTTGCACAAAGTCCGCTTTCACCAGCATATTTAGAAAACGGAGAGCCAAACCCAAATACTTTATACGCTAACTTTCTTTTACAGGATAAACACGCATTTTACAATACGGTAATTAGACGTGTTACCGGTAGAGCTTTTGCTGAATATAAGTTCTTACCTTCTTTAAAATTTAATACCGATTTTGGTTACGATTTATTCTACCAGACTGAGGATAGTTTTACAGGAAGTTTAGCTCCGTTTCAATCAACAAATGGGGAGGCTTATGCTTCTAGTGTAGGAACCGAGTCCTATGTTAGTAGTAACTATTTTACATACTCTCAGGTTTTTGACGAAATTCATGACGTTGAAGTTGTAGCTGGTATGGAATACAACAATACGCATAGAAGATTCCAGAGTGTAACTGGTATTCAGTTTCCAACAGATGATTTCCAAACCATAAACAGTGCTGCTGAAATCTCAGCAGGTAATGGAATTACTAATGGTAACCGATTTCTTTCATATTTTGCAAGAGGTACTTATGCATTAGATGGTAAATATTTGTTTAAAGCGAGTGTTCGTAGGGATGGATCGTCTAGATTTGGTAGGGATACCCAATTTGGTACTTTTTCTGCGATATCAGGTGGATGGATTCTAAGTGAAGAGAATTTTTTAAGCGAGGCAGACTGGTTATCATTCCTTAAATTAAGAGCGAGCTGGGGACAAACGGGTAATGCGCAAATCGGTGATTACGCTGCTTTAGGACTTTACGGAGGAACTTCGTATAATCAAAGACCAGGAATTTATCCAGATCAACCCGCAAACTTTCTATTGTCATGGGAAAGTGTAAATCAAACAGATATTGGTGTAGAGTATGGGTTTTTAAATAATAGAATCTCAGGAGAAATTGATTATTATTCAAAGGTTTCTAAAGATCTTTTATTTGATAATCCTTTACCTGGGACTTCCGGATTTTCTAGTATTCAAAGAAATATTGGTGAAATGGAAAATAGTGGGGTAGAGTTTGTATTGAATACAAAAATAATTCAGAAAGCAGATTTTACTCTTTCTACTAGCTTCAATATAGCTAAGAATAAAAATGAAGTAAAGCGACTACCGAACGATGGGGCTGATATAATTTCGGGACAGAATATCCAGAGGGAAGGCGAGTCTTTAAATTCATTTTACCTTGTTGAATATGCTGGAGTAGATCCAGAAAATGGAGATGCGTTATATTATTTAAATGGAAAAGGGTCTGAAACTACGACCAATTTCAATGAGGCTAATCGAGTAGTTGCTGGTGCACCTTATGCGGAATGGATTGGTGGTCTAACTAGTAATTTATATTTTCATGGAATAGATTTTAGTTTTACTTTTCAAGGGGAATGGGGAGCCAGCCTTTATAACGGTGGAGGTGTTTATCAGTCAGCGAATGGAGATTATTTTGATAACCAAACCGCAGACCAAATGAATAGATGGCAACAACCAGGAGATATCACAGATGTTCCACAGGCTAGACTATATGCAGGAAATGGTGTTGCTAATTCTACAAGATATTTAGAAGATGCTGATTTTATAAGATTACGTAATTTAACTTTAGGATATACTTTCCCTGAAAGTATTGCCGATAAGTTATCGATGAACAATCTTCGTGTTTACTTTTCTGGTTTAAACCTTCTTACTGTTACTGATTATGAAGGATATGACCCTGAGTCTAGAAGCGATGCAGGTCAAGGGCCTGGTACAACTTTTTATTCTGCGCCAGCGGCAAGAACATTTTCTCTAGGTGTAAATCTTAAATTCTAA